In Cyanobacteria bacterium GSL.Bin1, the following proteins share a genomic window:
- a CDS encoding HNH endonuclease: MSASRSLSPEIQAQVRQRANYLCEYCHTCEQWQYVKLTIDHVIPLNQGGENNLDNLALACFHCNRQKSNQITAIDPETHEETPLFNPRRDDWKEHFIWSKDKLSVIGLTVKGRATITALGFNRSRVINIRAADLEVNRHPPPIDPIQN; this comes from the coding sequence GTGTCAGCTAGTCGTTCTTTATCTCCAGAAATTCAAGCTCAAGTCCGACAACGAGCTAACTATTTATGTGAATATTGTCATACTTGTGAGCAATGGCAATACGTTAAATTGACAATCGATCATGTGATTCCTCTAAATCAAGGAGGAGAAAACAACTTAGATAATTTGGCTTTAGCTTGTTTTCACTGTAATCGACAAAAATCAAATCAAATAACTGCCATTGATCCTGAAACTCATGAAGAAACTCCCTTATTTAATCCTCGTCGAGATGACTGGAAGGAACATTTTATTTGGTCGAAGGACAAACTATCTGTTATTGGCTTAACTGTCAAAGGAAGAGCCACGATTACTGCTTTAGGTTTTAACCGAAGTCGAGTTATTAATATTCGTGCTGCTGATTTAGAAGTTAACCGACATCCACCTCCAATTGATCCCATTCAAAATTGA
- a CDS encoding SDR family NAD(P)-dependent oxidoreductase yields the protein MGNINHANALVTGASGGIGLEFVKQLLQDGNLAQIYATYRCRESAEELIGIAKDYPNRVICLPMDVTEEGQIADVAAKMHSAIDKLHLTINCIGFLHEGEIRPEKGLRQVESESLLRYFQVNSIGGVLLAKHLLPLFRHDERSVFASISAKIGSIGDNYLGGWYGYRASKAALNMLMRTVSIEYERKSPQTIVVTLHPGTTDTRLSQPFQRHIPAEQLFSAERTAAQLLGIIQNLEVRDSGQFFNWDGSRLPW from the coding sequence ATCGGCAATATCAACCATGCCAATGCTCTCGTTACCGGCGCAAGTGGGGGAATTGGATTGGAATTTGTCAAACAACTCCTCCAAGATGGCAATCTTGCCCAAATTTACGCGACCTACCGCTGTCGGGAGTCTGCGGAGGAACTAATCGGGATCGCGAAGGACTACCCCAACCGGGTGATCTGCCTTCCGATGGATGTGACCGAAGAAGGACAAATCGCTGATGTGGCTGCAAAAATGCACTCGGCAATCGACAAACTCCACCTTACGATTAACTGCATCGGGTTTCTTCACGAGGGGGAAATTCGCCCGGAAAAAGGCTTGCGGCAGGTGGAATCGGAATCATTGTTACGCTACTTTCAAGTCAACAGCATTGGCGGCGTTTTATTAGCGAAACACCTATTGCCTCTATTTCGCCACGACGAGCGCAGCGTTTTTGCTAGCATCTCCGCCAAAATCGGCAGTATTGGCGATAACTATTTGGGTGGCTGGTACGGCTATCGCGCCTCGAAAGCAGCCCTCAATATGCTGATGCGGACTGTCTCCATCGAGTATGAACGAAAAAGCCCGCAAACTATTGTCGTCACTTTACATCCTGGAACCACTGACACCCGCCTTTCCCAACCCTTTCAGCGCCACATCCCTGCCGAACAATTGTTTTCCGCCGAGCGAACAGCAGCCCAATTGCTCGGAATTATCCAAAACCTAGAAGTAAGGGATAGCGGGCAATTTTTCAACTGGGATGGTAGCCGGCTTCCTTGGTAG
- a CDS encoding PadR family transcriptional regulator yields the protein MKVIQQNKSPTGVNGQYENFDFNRLPKISPTEELILLLLHNHECYGLQIIKAIERATQGQKKLNVGSLYPTLNKLEEKDLITSHWGDERRKERGGARRRYYQITEKGRAACKAQQALRDQLREWEPAFSESRNK from the coding sequence ATGAAAGTTATACAACAAAACAAATCTCCAACAGGAGTAAATGGACAGTATGAAAATTTTGATTTCAATAGATTACCTAAAATTTCACCAACAGAAGAGCTTATTCTTCTCTTATTGCATAATCACGAATGCTACGGATTACAAATTATCAAGGCTATTGAACGAGCAACCCAAGGACAGAAAAAACTCAATGTGGGCTCGCTTTACCCGACCCTTAACAAACTTGAAGAAAAAGATCTCATTACATCCCACTGGGGAGACGAAAGACGAAAAGAGCGAGGTGGAGCCCGAAGAAGATATTACCAAATTACAGAGAAAGGGCGAGCAGCCTGTAAAGCTCAGCAAGCCCTACGAGATCAGTTACGAGAGTGGGAACCAGCTTTCTCCGAATCTAGAAATAAATGA
- a CDS encoding tyrosine-type recombinase/integrase, translated as MTIDIYPKLTDAKRDVELIRLWISQKSVTTQKTYLTISRQFLTFAGKELEEVKLEDILLWLESFQLRGKSQNTINNKLAAIKSLFSFGVKTGYLTNNPASMIKTIKAKDALNERILRETEVKALINAATNERDRAILILLYLLGLRISELVGLNWSDFQPREESVTVTILGKGHQTRTLLITHQFWSELKQLPRSDQTEAVFLSRFGNRLDRHAIHRLIKKAVEKAGINPHTSAHWLRHAHACHSLNHGAGIDLVMKSLGHSSLAVTSRYLHVQPSECTSKFIDLD; from the coding sequence ATGACGATCGACATTTACCCGAAGCTAACCGACGCGAAAAGAGATGTGGAATTGATTAGACTGTGGATTTCCCAAAAGTCCGTGACCACCCAAAAGACTTATCTCACGATCTCTCGGCAGTTTCTCACCTTTGCGGGGAAGGAACTAGAAGAGGTGAAGCTGGAAGATATTTTGTTATGGCTAGAATCGTTTCAGCTTCGCGGCAAGAGTCAGAACACGATTAATAATAAACTAGCTGCGATTAAGTCTCTGTTTAGTTTTGGGGTCAAGACGGGTTATCTCACCAATAACCCCGCCTCGATGATTAAGACCATCAAAGCGAAAGATGCTCTCAATGAAAGGATTTTACGGGAGACAGAGGTCAAGGCGCTAATTAATGCCGCTACTAATGAGCGCGATCGCGCCATACTCATTCTCTTATATCTTCTGGGCTTGAGGATCTCTGAGTTAGTCGGTTTGAACTGGTCGGACTTTCAGCCAAGAGAAGAAAGCGTGACGGTCACGATCTTGGGCAAGGGTCATCAAACGAGGACTTTATTAATTACTCATCAATTCTGGTCGGAACTGAAGCAACTTCCCAGGAGTGATCAAACGGAAGCGGTGTTTTTATCTCGGTTTGGCAATCGCCTCGACCGTCATGCCATCCATCGCTTAATTAAGAAAGCGGTGGAGAAAGCAGGGATTAATCCCCATACTTCAGCGCACTGGCTGCGTCATGCCCATGCCTGTCATAGTTTAAATCATGGTGCGGGAATCGATTTAGTGATGAAATCTTTGGGTCATAGTTCCCTGGCCGTAACGTCGAGATATCTGCACGTTCAACCAAGTGAGTGTACCAGTAAGTTTATCGATTTGGATTAA
- a CDS encoding BrnT family toxin has product MDFEWDEQKNQTNIIKHGISFQEAVEIFSDPNLLTYLDDRFDYEETRELSIGQLLLPEQPVIVILVVHTDRNGVTRIISARRANKKERRMYEQQSV; this is encoded by the coding sequence ATGGACTTTGAGTGGGATGAGCAAAAGAACCAAACCAACATCATCAAGCATGGTATTTCCTTCCAAGAAGCTGTTGAGATATTCAGCGACCCCAACCTACTAACGTACCTAGACGATCGCTTTGATTATGAAGAAACAAGAGAACTCTCAATCGGACAACTTTTGCTACCTGAGCAGCCAGTTATTGTGATCTTGGTAGTCCATACAGACAGAAACGGAGTGACCAGAATCATCTCGGCGCGACGAGCTAACAAAAAAGAAAGGAGGATGTATGAGCAACAATCAGTTTAG